The Aquiluna sp. KACHI24 genome contains a region encoding:
- the lepA gene encoding translation elongation factor 4, which yields MSPKALKALVPSQTNPAQIRNFCIIAHIDHGKSTLADRMLQLTGIVNERQMRDQYLDRMDIERERGITIKSQAVRLPWELDGTTYALNMIDTPGHVDFTYEVSRSLAACEGAVLLVDAAQGIEAQTLANLYLALENDLEIIPVLNKIDLPAAQPEKYAEELANLIGGDPADCLRVSGKTGAGVSELLDLIIKRVPAPVGDPNAPARAMIFDSVYDSYRGVVTYVRMVDGQLTPREQITMMSTKANHELLEIGVISPEPVVSAGLGVGEVGYLITGVKDVRQSKVGDTVTSKLKPASTALKGYADPKPMVFSGIYPIDGSDYPNLREALDKLRLSDASLVYEPETSAALGFGFRCGFLGLLHLEIITERLEREFNLSLIATSPSVVYEVTREDHSEFIVTNPSEFPEGKIKEVREPMVKATILAPKDYVGTIMELCQTRRGSMIDMQYFGEDRVQLRYNLPLAEIVFDFFDQLKSKTQGYASLDYEDNGYAAGDLVKVDLLLQGEKVDAFSSIVHKDKAYAHGTKIAAKLRELIPRQQFEVPIQAAVGSRIIARETIRAIRKDVLAKCYGGDITRKRKLLEKQKEGKKRMKMVGRVEVPQEAFIAALSSDEGKGEKKK from the coding sequence TTGTCACCGAAGGCCCTGAAGGCGCTGGTTCCAAGCCAGACAAACCCTGCGCAGATCAGGAACTTTTGCATCATCGCCCACATCGACCACGGCAAGTCAACCCTCGCTGACCGCATGCTACAGCTAACTGGAATCGTCAACGAACGCCAGATGCGCGACCAATACCTAGACCGCATGGACATCGAACGAGAGCGCGGAATCACTATCAAGTCTCAGGCGGTGCGTTTGCCATGGGAGCTCGACGGCACCACCTACGCGCTGAACATGATTGACACCCCTGGACACGTCGACTTCACATACGAGGTGTCCAGATCGCTGGCCGCCTGTGAGGGAGCGGTCCTGCTCGTTGACGCCGCACAAGGTATCGAGGCGCAGACGCTGGCGAACCTATATCTCGCGCTGGAGAATGACCTCGAAATCATCCCGGTTCTGAACAAGATTGACCTTCCTGCAGCCCAGCCAGAGAAATACGCCGAGGAGCTAGCCAACCTAATTGGCGGTGATCCTGCCGATTGCCTAAGGGTTTCTGGCAAAACCGGTGCTGGCGTCTCTGAACTGCTGGATTTGATCATCAAGCGTGTCCCGGCTCCTGTTGGAGACCCGAACGCTCCTGCGCGAGCCATGATTTTCGACTCGGTTTACGACTCTTACCGCGGTGTCGTCACCTATGTCCGTATGGTCGACGGCCAACTGACTCCTCGCGAACAAATCACCATGATGAGCACAAAGGCCAACCACGAACTCCTCGAAATCGGTGTTATCTCGCCCGAGCCAGTCGTTTCGGCGGGTCTGGGTGTTGGCGAGGTTGGTTACCTGATCACAGGAGTGAAGGATGTTCGCCAGTCCAAGGTCGGTGACACCGTAACTTCAAAACTCAAGCCGGCTTCAACTGCGCTGAAAGGTTATGCGGACCCCAAGCCGATGGTTTTCTCCGGCATCTACCCAATTGATGGCAGTGACTATCCAAACCTGCGTGAGGCGCTGGACAAGCTCCGACTCTCCGATGCCTCACTGGTATACGAACCCGAGACCTCAGCCGCTTTGGGATTTGGATTCCGCTGTGGCTTCCTCGGGCTCCTTCATCTTGAAATCATCACTGAGCGACTAGAGCGAGAGTTCAACCTTTCGCTGATTGCGACTTCACCCTCTGTGGTTTACGAGGTCACCCGGGAAGATCACAGCGAGTTCATAGTCACCAACCCATCTGAGTTTCCTGAGGGCAAGATCAAAGAGGTCCGTGAACCAATGGTCAAGGCGACAATCCTTGCCCCTAAGGATTACGTCGGAACAATCATGGAGCTTTGTCAAACCAGGCGCGGTTCGATGATTGACATGCAGTACTTCGGCGAGGATCGCGTGCAGCTTCGATACAACCTTCCGCTTGCTGAGATTGTTTTTGACTTTTTTGATCAACTAAAGAGCAAGACGCAGGGTTATGCCTCGCTAGATTACGAGGACAACGGCTACGCCGCAGGTGATCTAGTCAAGGTTGATTTATTACTCCAGGGTGAAAAGGTCGATGCCTTTAGCTCGATTGTGCACAAAGACAAGGCCTATGCCCACGGCACCAAGATTGCGGCCAAGCTCCGCGAGCTGATTCCTAGACAGCAATTTGAGGTACCCATCCAAGCGGCCGTTGGCTCAAGGATCATTGCACGTGAGACCATCAGAGCCATTCGTAAAGATGTTTTGGCAAAGTGTTACGGCGGTGACATCACCAGAAAGCGCAAGCTACTCGAGAAGCAAAAAGAGGGTAAAAAGCGCATGAAGATGGTCGGTCGCGTCGAGGTTCCTCAAGAGGCCTTCATTGCAGCGCTCTCCTCTGATGAGGGCAAGGGCGAAAAGAAGAAGTAG
- the rpsT gene encoding 30S ribosomal protein S20: MANIKSNIKRIGTNRKAEERNKAVRSELKTAIRAAREAVASGDKAAAETALRTATRKLDKAVSKGVIHKNQAANRKSAIATKVAK; the protein is encoded by the coding sequence ATGGCAAACATTAAGTCGAACATCAAGCGCATCGGCACCAACCGCAAGGCTGAGGAGCGCAACAAGGCGGTTCGTTCCGAGCTGAAGACTGCCATCCGCGCTGCTCGCGAGGCAGTTGCTAGCGGCGACAAGGCTGCAGCCGAGACTGCGCTTCGCACCGCAACCCGTAAGCTTGACAAAGCCGTTTCCAAGGGCGTAATCCACAAGAACCAGGCTGCAAACCGTAAGAGCGCTATCGCTACCAAGGTTGCCAAGTAA